From one Salinibacterium hongtaonis genomic stretch:
- the dprA gene encoding DNA-processing protein DprA, with product MTIFGLAMSEVSARVSAVAGAADGDQTAEIFARAGWSGIAEPGDRVAGELIAALGPARALTVLIDRAPAESIAAEIADSGAAPNDVGVADVAKALDRWSPRLRSSSALLALAQAARLGVRLLTPGDPLWPASLADLGPHAPIALWVRGTEEALTALDRSISLVGARAATGYGEHVTMEASAGLVDRGFAIVSGAAYGIDGMAHRTALASRGVTVAFLAGGVDRFYPSGHDALLARMVECGAVISELPCGAQPSKWRFLQRNRLIAATGQATVVLEAGQRSGSLNTAGHAAALGRPLGAVPGPVTSPASAGCHRLIREFDAVCVTTAQQMADLVDGGAGAAPGSEGPENGSRSAAATRVLDALSPRSSRDTADLAARSGLAVAEVQAVLGELDLEGAVRERESGWVSTVSSR from the coding sequence ATGACCATATTCGGACTCGCCATGAGCGAGGTGTCTGCCCGTGTTTCGGCGGTGGCTGGGGCAGCGGATGGAGACCAGACCGCGGAGATCTTCGCGCGCGCGGGCTGGTCGGGGATCGCTGAACCGGGTGACCGCGTGGCAGGGGAGCTCATTGCGGCGTTGGGCCCGGCCCGAGCGTTGACTGTTCTCATCGATCGTGCCCCTGCGGAGTCAATTGCTGCGGAGATTGCAGATTCAGGTGCGGCACCGAACGACGTGGGTGTCGCCGATGTCGCGAAGGCCCTGGATCGGTGGTCGCCACGGCTGCGTTCCTCATCAGCGCTTCTCGCGCTTGCACAAGCAGCACGGTTGGGAGTGCGTCTGCTCACTCCCGGGGACCCGCTCTGGCCAGCATCCCTTGCCGATTTAGGTCCCCATGCGCCCATCGCGCTCTGGGTGAGGGGCACGGAGGAGGCGCTCACCGCGCTCGACCGCTCCATCTCCCTCGTCGGTGCGCGGGCTGCCACCGGCTACGGCGAGCACGTGACCATGGAAGCCTCTGCTGGCCTCGTCGATCGCGGGTTCGCCATCGTGTCTGGTGCTGCTTATGGAATCGATGGCATGGCTCACCGAACTGCGCTCGCTAGCCGGGGAGTCACCGTCGCCTTTCTTGCCGGTGGCGTCGATCGCTTTTACCCCTCGGGGCACGATGCCCTCCTCGCGCGAATGGTGGAATGCGGAGCGGTTATTTCTGAGCTGCCCTGCGGTGCGCAACCGAGCAAATGGCGATTCCTCCAGCGCAACAGGTTAATCGCCGCGACGGGTCAGGCCACCGTCGTTCTCGAGGCTGGTCAGCGGTCGGGCTCGCTCAACACGGCAGGCCATGCTGCGGCTCTAGGCCGCCCCCTCGGTGCGGTTCCCGGACCCGTCACGAGTCCCGCGTCGGCGGGGTGTCATCGGCTCATTCGAGAGTTTGATGCGGTGTGCGTCACTACGGCGCAGCAGATGGCTGACCTCGTCGACGGGGGAGCAGGTGCGGCGCCGGGGTCGGAGGGCCCGGAGAATGGTTCACGGTCGGCCGCTGCGACGCGCGTCCTCGATGCCCTTTCCCCGCGATCGTCGAGGGACACTGCCGATCTCGCAGCGCGTTCCGGCCTGGCCGTCGCCGAGGTTCAGGCAGTACTCGGTGAGCTCGATCTCGAGGGAGCCGTGCGCGAGCGAGAAAGCGGCTGGGTTTCTACTGTTTCGTCGCGGTAG
- a CDS encoding YifB family Mg chelatase-like AAA ATPase codes for MAVARTNAVALLGLAGELVEVEADISSNLPGFAIIGLPDAALGEARERVRAAAANSGCPLASRKITVNLSPASLPKHGSAFDLAIALASLAADGAVSAESVASVVHLGELGLDGRLRPTVGILPSVVAAARAGSTTVMVPVGNQHEAELVPGIRVVGVASLRDAAIWHGSELDPLPVDALHAAPVAEGHDHDETDLADVMGGAESIDALVVAAAGGHHLFMLGPPGAGKTMLAARLPGLLPDLTPDEALEVSSLRSLSGRRIGRALDARPPFEAPHHTATAASLVGGGSGVIRPGAAARACHGVLFLDEAPEFSSSVLDTLRQPLESGSITIHRANAVASFPGRFQLVLAANPCPCGNYGGADAECTCPPAARRRYLARLSGPLLDRIDIQLRVNRITAAQMRLSEEGQRITTRDARQRVVLARAAAAERLNATPWRLNSRVSGVWLRAPAHRPPANATASLDRALERGAITMRGYDRVLRTAWTISDLDGSSSPRADHIGRALFLRRGIS; via the coding sequence ATGGCGGTCGCACGCACCAATGCGGTTGCGCTGCTCGGTCTCGCCGGTGAACTCGTCGAGGTTGAGGCCGATATCTCGAGCAATTTGCCGGGTTTTGCGATCATTGGTCTGCCCGATGCCGCACTCGGCGAAGCTCGCGAACGCGTTCGGGCTGCGGCGGCGAACTCGGGATGCCCGCTCGCCAGTCGCAAGATCACTGTTAACCTCTCGCCCGCATCGCTGCCCAAACACGGTTCGGCGTTCGATCTTGCCATCGCGCTCGCGTCGCTCGCCGCCGATGGAGCGGTCTCGGCGGAGTCGGTCGCCTCTGTTGTGCATCTAGGGGAGCTGGGGCTCGACGGCAGACTGCGGCCGACGGTGGGCATCCTCCCGTCCGTCGTCGCCGCAGCCAGGGCGGGATCGACGACGGTCATGGTGCCCGTGGGCAACCAGCACGAAGCCGAGCTGGTGCCCGGCATCAGAGTCGTGGGGGTCGCCTCCCTCAGGGACGCCGCAATCTGGCATGGAAGCGAGCTTGATCCCCTACCCGTGGATGCTCTGCACGCGGCTCCCGTCGCGGAGGGCCACGATCACGACGAAACCGATCTCGCCGATGTCATGGGCGGCGCCGAATCGATCGACGCGCTTGTTGTTGCGGCTGCGGGAGGGCACCACCTTTTCATGCTGGGCCCGCCCGGGGCGGGCAAGACGATGCTTGCTGCGCGACTCCCGGGCCTCCTTCCCGACCTCACGCCGGACGAGGCACTAGAAGTGAGCTCTCTTCGGTCACTTTCCGGTCGACGCATCGGCCGTGCTCTCGACGCGCGGCCGCCGTTCGAGGCGCCGCACCACACTGCGACCGCTGCGTCACTCGTGGGCGGTGGCAGTGGAGTGATTCGGCCGGGCGCGGCTGCACGGGCCTGCCACGGAGTTCTTTTTCTCGACGAAGCTCCGGAGTTCTCGAGCTCTGTGCTCGATACCCTGAGGCAGCCGCTCGAATCGGGCTCCATCACGATCCACCGCGCGAATGCTGTCGCTAGTTTTCCTGGCCGATTTCAGCTCGTACTCGCCGCAAACCCGTGCCCCTGTGGCAACTACGGCGGTGCCGACGCTGAGTGCACGTGCCCTCCCGCGGCGCGCCGCCGATACCTGGCCCGGCTCTCCGGTCCGCTGCTCGATCGCATCGATATCCAGTTGCGGGTCAACCGCATCACCGCAGCTCAGATGAGGCTCAGTGAAGAAGGCCAGCGGATCACCACGAGGGATGCTCGGCAGCGGGTTGTACTTGCGCGGGCTGCTGCTGCTGAGCGACTTAACGCGACACCGTGGCGGCTCAACTCTCGGGTGTCTGGGGTCTGGCTCAGGGCCCCGGCGCACCGACCCCCCGCTAATGCGACGGCGTCTCTCGACCGAGCGCTCGAGAGAGGGGCCATCACTATGCGCGGATACGACAGGGTGCTGCGCACCGCATGGACCATCTCCGATCTCGATGGTTCGTCGTCTCCTCGTGCCGACCACATCGGGCGAGCCCTGTTTCTGAGGAGAGGTATTTCATGA
- a CDS encoding ABC transporter permease subunit, which translates to MRKDWNELTRSKQIMAPLVIIPLLFAIFIPSFVILLGNNPAVASSITGFGTFLETLPPGVVPAGYSLEQTAVYAVIVYFMAPFFLIIPVMVASITASSSIVGEKERRTIEGLLYTPLTDRELVLGKVLASVVPAILIAWASFLVYTVVVNTLGGPVLDGLFFPTWTWVVIVLALVPLVAFLATCLIVAVSGRSTTVQGAQGAAVLIVLPVVGVVVSQASGLMLFDTAVALGASGVLVVVDTVVFALVAGNIRRERILTQL; encoded by the coding sequence GTGAGAAAAGACTGGAACGAGCTCACGCGAAGCAAGCAGATCATGGCTCCGCTCGTGATCATTCCGCTTCTGTTCGCCATATTCATACCTTCTTTCGTCATTCTGCTCGGCAACAACCCCGCAGTCGCCTCATCGATCACCGGTTTCGGCACGTTCCTTGAAACTCTTCCCCCCGGAGTGGTGCCCGCGGGGTATTCCCTTGAGCAGACCGCGGTCTATGCCGTGATCGTCTATTTCATGGCACCGTTCTTTTTGATCATCCCGGTAATGGTCGCAAGCATCACCGCCAGTTCGAGCATCGTCGGCGAGAAGGAACGGCGAACCATCGAGGGACTGCTTTATACCCCCCTGACCGATCGGGAGCTGGTACTGGGCAAAGTGCTCGCCTCCGTGGTCCCCGCGATCCTCATCGCGTGGGCATCGTTTCTGGTCTACACGGTGGTGGTGAACACGCTGGGCGGACCGGTTCTCGATGGGCTGTTCTTTCCTACCTGGACGTGGGTTGTCATAGTGCTCGCTCTCGTGCCGCTCGTCGCATTCCTGGCGACGTGCCTAATCGTGGCGGTTTCAGGGCGCTCAACGACCGTGCAGGGCGCACAGGGGGCAGCCGTGCTCATCGTTCTCCCCGTCGTTGGCGTTGTCGTAAGCCAGGCATCCGGGCTGATGCTCTTCGATACTGCTGTTGCGCTCGGCGCCTCGGGAGTGTTGGTCGTGGTCGACACCGTCGTCTTTGCTCTGGTTGCCGGAAATATTCGCCGTGAGCGCATCCTCACCCAGCTGTGA
- a CDS encoding YraN family protein — protein sequence MSAKDELGEWGENHAAAFLARAGYTILERNWRCQQGEIDIVAFDGRDTVFVEVKTRSSLRYGHPLEAITPQKLARLRRLAAAWCEQNPTELTALRRRSIRIDAIGVLRRSGAVPVVEHVMRIH from the coding sequence ATGTCCGCTAAGGATGAGCTGGGCGAGTGGGGTGAGAATCACGCTGCGGCGTTTCTTGCCAGGGCGGGATACACGATTCTCGAAAGAAACTGGCGGTGCCAGCAGGGCGAGATCGACATCGTGGCGTTCGATGGGCGTGACACGGTGTTCGTTGAGGTCAAAACTCGGTCGAGCCTGCGATACGGCCACCCGCTCGAGGCCATAACCCCTCAGAAGCTCGCCCGGCTGCGCAGGCTCGCTGCCGCCTGGTGTGAGCAGAACCCCACTGAGCTCACTGCCCTCCGACGCCGAAGCATCCGCATCGATGCGATCGGGGTTCTCCGGCGATCTGGCGCTGTCCCGGTCGTCGAACACGTCATGCGAATCCACTGA